The Phycisphaerae bacterium DNA window TGGATCAGGCCGATCTGGACTGGTCCGCGTCCAAGATGCTGACCAACGTGACAGCGGTCGCGCTTCTGGTCGGGGCTCTCCTCCTGTTCCTCCAGTTCAGTATTCTCACCGCCCTGGCGGCCGTCGTCGCCGTGATGGTCATGCCTTTGCTGTGGCTGGTTCGCAAGCGGAAGAAGCGCATCCGTGTGCTGGTTGAGCAGTTGCCGGATGTCTTCGATCTGCTGGGACAGGCCCTTCGCGCCGGCCACGCCCTGGCGGGGGCAATTCAACTGGTGAGTACCCAGATGCCCAACCCCATCGCCAAGGAGTTCGGGCGAGTGTTTCAGGAACAGAACCTCGGCATCAAGGTCGAGGAAGCCCTGCTGAATATGGCCAACCGCGTCGACCAGATGGACGTGCGCTTCTTCGTGACCGCGGTCCTGATTCAGCGTCAGACCGGCGGTGACCTGGCCGAGATCCTGGACAAGATCGGCAAGGTGATCCGCGATCGCGTCCAGCTGCTGGGTACTGTTCAGGCCCTCACCGCGGAAGGCCGACTGTCCGGATGGGTACTGCTGCTCCTGCCGGTCATCGTGTTCATCGCCTGTCTGTTCGTGAACCCCGAGTACTCCAAGGTGCTGATCAACACGCCCACCGGTCGAATGCTCTTGGCCACGGCGGCGGCCATGGACCTGATGGGCATGGCCATGATCAAGAAGATCGTGAATATCAAGGTGTGATGTCATGACGCAACTCATTATCCTCATCGTCCTGGTCATGATCAGCGCGGGCCTGATCATCTACAGCCTCCTGCCCAAGCGGGGTGAGGAAAAGGACAAGGTGATGCGGCGCATGACCGGGCGCTCGTCGGGCAGCCCCCAGGCCGGCACCGACGCCGGCCGTCGTCCTTCCGCAGCCAAGCAGATGCTGGAGAAGGTCGCGCCCATCGCGATGAAGCCGGTCATGCCGAAGAACGCCGCGCAGATGTCGACCCTTCGCGAGAAACTGGCCCAGGCAGGCTACCGCCAGGAGGAAGCCAGCCGCTACTTCTTGGCGAGCAAGACGATCGTCGGCGTGCTGCTGGCGGTGGTGACCTTGTTTGTCGCCTGGGGTGGAGGCTACGAGGCCAAGCAACTCTTCGGCTTTGCCGCGACCGCCGCGGGTCTCGGGTTCCTTCTGCCCAACGCATGGCTCTTCCTGGCCCGCAGCCAGCGCGCCGAGAAGATCCGTAACGGCCTGCCCGACTCACTCGACCTGCTGGTGGTGTCGGTCGAGTCCGGTCTCGGCCTGGATGCCGGTCTGCTTCGGGTGGCCGAGGAGATGCGCAACGTTCACAAGGACCTCAGTGACGAGATGCAGATCGCGACGATGGAAACGCAAATGGGTGTGCCGCGGGCGGAGTCCCTCGAGAACATGGCCCGCCGCAGCGGCGTCAACGAGATGCGGGCCATGGTGGCGGTCATTACCCAGGCTGAGAAGCTGGGCACCAGCGTGGCCAAGGCTCTCCGTACCCAGGCGGACATGCTCCGCGTGAAACGACGCCTCAAGGCCGAGGAGCGTGCTCAGAAAACCACGGTCAAGCTGATGCTGCCGCTGATTCTGTTCATCTTCCCGTCGATCTTCGTGGTGCTGGTCGGACCGGCCGCCCTCCAGCTGATCAAGACTCTGGGTAGCGGTGGAGCTCTCGCTCCGAAGTAGTCCGCTCATCGGAACGCGGGATCGGGTTGTTGCCGGGCCACTGGAAGAAGTTCTAAGGTGTCCGAAAGCACCAGAAGGTTCTATCAGCGAAAACGGCCCGACGGACTGCGGCCACCGCAAAGCTGATCACCAGCCGAATCTACTGAACTCACCCTTCGTCTGCGTTGGCCAGCCCGCCGCCGGGCTTCCGCTCCCGTATGCTCCGGATGACTTGGCCGTGTCTACGGCCCGCTCCTGCCGGTACGCCGCGCGAGCAGCTCAGGGGTTACCTTAGTCTGTGACCCGGCTCGCGAACTCCCCGTCTGCGGTTTCGGTGACCACTTCTTGGCCGGGCTGGACCTGGTCGGCGGCGGTGACGATGCGACCGTCTCTGCGGTCGCGGGTGATGGTGAAGCCGCGGGCCAGTGTCTTGTGATGACTGGTGGCCTCCAGGCGGCTGACCAGCGATTGCAGCGATTGCCATGCCGGTTTGAGGCGGTGAGCGAGCGATCGGGTGAGTTCAAGCTCGAGCTTGCGGAGCCGTTCGTTCTCGGTGGCGACCTGGCGGACGGGCGAGGTGGCTCGCAGGGCTCGCTCCTTCTCGTCGATCCGGTTCGCCAGTTGACGAGTGTGCAGACGTGCGGCGCGATCGAGGCGGCTGGCCGTTGTCGCCAGTCGGTCGTGAGCCTGCCGCAACATAGCCTGCGGTCGAACGCCCGCCAGTCTGACTTCCGTTGCATGGAGTCGGCGGTCATGAGCTAGGAGGGACTGTGACTGACTCCATTGCAGCCGCGACGCCAGGTGTTCGAGTTGCTGCAGCTGCCGATGGAGCACGGTCTGGGGACGGCCGGCGGCCAGATTGACCTCCAGCTGGTGCAGTCGACTTCGTTGGCGGTCAATGAGTCGTCCAATGGCCGCCTGGAGTCGCGAGGTGGCATCGTCCAGCCGCTGCTCGGCCTCCTGGATCAAGCTGCCCGGATCGCGCATCCAGGAGACCCGGCCAATGGCGTCCACCTTCGAGCGAGACAACTCCAGCCGGTTTCGCATCGCCCGGTGGAGTCGTGCCTGGCACTCGTCCAGTCCTGCGAGCAGCTCGGACCGGACGGGTACAGCCAGCTCGGCGGCGGCGGTGGGCGTGGCGGCCCGCAGGTCGGCCACCAGATCGGCGATGGTGATGTCCACCTCGTGTCCCACGCCGCTGATGATCGGGATCCGGCTGGCATGGATGGCACGGGCGACGGGTTCCTCGTTGAATGCCCAGAGCTCTTCGAGTGAACCGCCGCCGCGGGCCACGATGATCGTGTCGATACCGCCCAGCGACGCGGCCTCACGGTTGAGCCGGGCGATCGCGTCGGCGATTTCCGCGGCGGCCCCCTCGCCCTGCACCTTCACCGGGTGGACGAGGACCTGCACGCAGGGGTACCGCCGCTGAAGGGTCCGCAGGATGTCGCGGACGGCCGCTCCGGTGGGGCTGGTGACGACGGCGATGTTCCGGGGATAGGGGGCGATCGGCTTCTTGTGCCGAGGGTCGAAAAGGCCCTCCTTCTCCAGTTGTTCGCGGAGCTGGCGGAAAGCGAGTTCCAGGGCGCCCGTGCCGCGCGGCTCGAGTCTGCGGATGATGAACTGGCATTGACCGCGGTTCTCGTAGAAGTCCACGTAGCCGGTGGCGATGACTGCCATGCCGTCGGCCGGTTTGAACTTCAGGTCGGCGGCTCCGGATCGCCACATGACCGCCCTGATCTCGCCGCCTTTGTCCTTCAAGGTCAGGTAGAGGTGGCCGCTGGTGTGGCGGGTGAAGTTGCTGATCTCGCCGATCAGGTGGATGGTGCCGGGCAGTCCGTCGGCGAGAGTCCGCTTGATGGCCGCGGTTAACTGGCTGACCGTGACCTGTCTCGGCAGGGGGGGAGCGGTCGGGGTCCGGATCCGGTCGGGATCGAACGCCGGGCGCTGGGCGGTCATGTCAGTCCACCTCTCCGCCGGCCAGGTTGACGAACAGGGGGCTCGATTTGTCGATGCAGATTCGCTCCACGTGCTCGGCCTTGCCGGTGGTCGACTCCACGCCGACCAGGAGTCCGCACAGCCGCGGGTCGCCCTCGGCCACGTCGAACGCGTGGGGCAGGTTGGTCAGAAAGGTGCGAATGACCCGGTCCTTGAGCCGCCCGAGGACCGAGTCAAACGGCCCAGTCATGCCGAGGTCGGTGAGATAGGCCGTTCCGTTGGGTAGGATGCTCTCGTCGGCGGTCTGCACGTGAGTGTGCGTGCCGACCACGGCGCTGACCCGCCCATCGAGGTACCAGCCCATGGCAACCTTCTCGCTGGTGGCCTCGGCGTGCACGTCGACCACGACGATCTTGACGTCGGGCGGGAGCTGCTTGAGTACGCGGTCCACGGCGTGAAACGGGCAATCCACCATGGTCTTCATGAACAGTCGCCCGAGCAGTGAGATGATCGCCACTTTCGGGCCGAGCTTGGTCTGGCAGATCGCGACGTGCCTGCCGACCGCCTGGGGGGACATGTTTGCGGGGCGTACGATCCGGTCCGAACTCTCCAGGACCGGAATGATCTCCTGGCGGCGGTAGATGTGGTCGCCCAGGGTGATGAGGTCGACCCCGTAGCGCCTAAACTTCTCAAAGAGTTGCGGGGTGAGGCCGGATCCGCCAGCAGCGTTCTCCGCATTGGCGATCACGCAGTGAATGTTGTATTCCCGGGCCAGATGGGGGAGGGTTTGGGAGATCGCATAGCGCCCCGGCCGGCCCACGACATCTCCGATACACAGGAGATTGACTCGCATTTCAGGACTTTCTAGCCACGGTGGTGTCCGTATTCGCTCCGTGGATCCTCAAGGATAGCGTGTCCGGCTCGGCGGGGCAATGGTCCTCAGGACGGCCCGCTCCTCATCCCCTGCTTCACACCCGCTTGGCAGGATTGACCGCCCAAGGCATCACGGAACCGAGGCCGCCGCCACCGGGAGGCGGGGTCATCGCCGGCCGCCAAACCAGCCGTGCACCGGTACGGTGGTGATCCGGGCGAGTCGCTGGCCGCACGCGGCAGCATGGACCGGCGAGCAGTTGGAGACGAATCGGCCGCCGTGGCTCTCGACGACCTGCCGTTCCCGAGCGAAGTCCGGGCGGTTGTTCTGCTCGTATTCCTTGCCTTTCACGTAGACGTCAGGACGCAGCTCGCCAGGAGGTCGGGGGAAGTCAAGTTGGGGTTGATGCAAACCAGATCGACGACCTCGAGGGCGGCGAGGTTCTCGGCCCGCATTTCTTCAGGGATGTAGGGTCGCTGCAGGCCCTTGCCGACCTGGGAATCACCGGTCAGCGAGACGACGAGCGGGTCTCCCTGCTGGCGGGCGAACTCGAGCTAGCGGACGTGCCCGGGGTGGACGATGTCGAAGCAGCCTTGGCAGTGGACGACGGTCTGGCCGGCCGCGCGGGCGACTGCGACCTGGTCCAGCAACTCCTCCTTGTTCACGATCTTGTCGGGTACGCTCATATATCGGTTAAGTTATCGGATCTCGTCCACGGGGGATCGGCCGGTGGTATGGACCGCGGGTGGCTGCCGGCGGCCGCTCGAATCCTCGTTGTCCCATAGGCGAACAGCGGAACGGCATTCAGCAATTCACAGGGCTTGCTGATTCATAACATCTTTTCATATAAAGAGATAATGTTGTTTCTTAGGCATACTTGCGCGGACAACTCGGTGTGACGCGGAGTTCTTGCTCGGATTCTGGGCCCGTGTTGCTTGAAATCAGGTCAGGGTTGTAGTATGTTACCACGGGTGGATCGGACGGGGCGGTAGGGGAATCGTGTCACAAGAGGGTCCGTCGGATTCGCGTTGGAAAGAGGATGTCCGCCTGTGGGCGGTTCGCCGTGGGGCTTTTCCCCTCCGGAAAACACCGGGCTGTCGTAAGGCACCTGGTGTTTTCTTTTTGGACAATCGATTCCCCTTGGTCAGACGTGTGGTGCGGGGGTTGGGTCTCATCGTCCAGGGCAGGCGCTGGCGTGTGCTTCAGGATTGAAGGTCGGTTTGCTGAAGTTGCATTCGCGTGGTCAGCCGCTATACTTGTTGCAGTTGGTTTGACGAACGAGCAGGGTACGCGACCTCTGTCGTAGCATGTCCGGACCGTTCCCTCAATCGCCGCTCCAGCTTCTAGGCCGAGATGCCGGCCGCTTTCTGATCCGACCCGGAAAGTGAAACCTGGGTCGTTCTGCCCTATCACAGGAGAAGAATAGATGGGCAAGAAACTGTATGTTGGGAACCTGACCTACGACGTGACCAGCTCTGATCTGGAGCAGCTCTTTGCCGCCCATGGGACTGTCGAGAGTGCTGAGGTCATTGCCGACCGCATGAGCGGCCGGAGCAAAGGATTCGGCTTCGTCGAGATGAGTTCGCCCCAGGAAGCCCAGGCTGCGATCGATGCTCTGAACGGCAAGGATCACGGCGGGCGTGTACTGACCGTCAATGAGGCCAAGCCGCGGGAGAATCGCAGTGGTGGCGGCGGTGGCGGTGGACGAGGGGGGCGCGGCGGCTACGGTGGTGGCGGAGGTGGCGGCGGTCGCCGTTACTGAGCCGCTTCTCCCGGGTCGATCGACCTGTCGATCAAGAAGGCCACGCACGAGAGTGCGTGGCCTTCTTCTTGGGTGGGTTTCACAACAGGCTGACCGAGCCTGGCCGCCGGCGGTCGAGCGGGGGTGTCGGCTTCGGATTCAAGGGGGGGTGTTGGGCATCCCGGTCTTCGAGTTCCGGTGCCGGAGGGCGGCGCTGTCATCGGGTCACAGGGCTGCCGCGATCCGTCGGAAGTGGTAGCCGGTGATGGCCAGGGTCATGGCCTCGGGGAACGCGCGGCGATGAAAGACCAGGATCTTGGTGAGGAACTTCCAGTACTCGCGCCGCCCGCGGGTCAGCACTCCCATGATCCACAGTGACTTGATGACCGCTCGGATGTCCGAGGCGGGGCGGGGTATCTGTGGACCGCGGGGGTGGTACTCGCGGAGGAAGGTCAGGATTCTGGCGTAATAGGCCTTTGGCGTGTAGAGCCGTTTGACCAGTGAGCGGTATCCCTCGATCAGCATTTCG harbors:
- the xseA gene encoding exodeoxyribonuclease VII large subunit — encoded protein: MTAQRPAFDPDRIRTPTAPPLPRQVTVSQLTAAIKRTLADGLPGTIHLIGEISNFTRHTSGHLYLTLKDKGGEIRAVMWRSGAADLKFKPADGMAVIATGYVDFYENRGQCQFIIRRLEPRGTGALELAFRQLREQLEKEGLFDPRHKKPIAPYPRNIAVVTSPTGAAVRDILRTLQRRYPCVQVLVHPVKVQGEGAAAEIADAIARLNREAASLGGIDTIIVARGGGSLEELWAFNEEPVARAIHASRIPIISGVGHEVDITIADLVADLRAATPTAAAELAVPVRSELLAGLDECQARLHRAMRNRLELSRSKVDAIGRVSWMRDPGSLIQEAEQRLDDATSRLQAAIGRLIDRQRSRLHQLEVNLAAGRPQTVLHRQLQQLEHLASRLQWSQSQSLLAHDRRLHATEVRLAGVRPQAMLRQAHDRLATTASRLDRAARLHTRQLANRIDEKERALRATSPVRQVATENERLRKLELELTRSLAHRLKPAWQSLQSLVSRLEATSHHKTLARGFTITRDRRDGRIVTAADQVQPGQEVVTETADGEFASRVTD
- a CDS encoding RNA-binding protein, with product MGKKLYVGNLTYDVTSSDLEQLFAAHGTVESAEVIADRMSGRSKGFGFVEMSSPQEAQAAIDALNGKDHGGRVLTVNEAKPRENRSGGGGGGGRGGRGGYGGGGGGGGRRY
- a CDS encoding type II secretion system F family protein, translating into MTQLIILIVLVMISAGLIIYSLLPKRGEEKDKVMRRMTGRSSGSPQAGTDAGRRPSAAKQMLEKVAPIAMKPVMPKNAAQMSTLREKLAQAGYRQEEASRYFLASKTIVGVLLAVVTLFVAWGGGYEAKQLFGFAATAAGLGFLLPNAWLFLARSQRAEKIRNGLPDSLDLLVVSVESGLGLDAGLLRVAEEMRNVHKDLSDEMQIATMETQMGVPRAESLENMARRSGVNEMRAMVAVITQAEKLGTSVAKALRTQADMLRVKRRLKAEERAQKTTVKLMLPLILFIFPSIFVVLVGPAALQLIKTLGSGGALAPK
- a CDS encoding type II secretion system F family protein — protein: MLLVWGVFQVLMDLRTSKQRKVVDRLTETRSRARANEAKETLLLRRGGGKHEGLLDSVLSKLAVVSKVQHMLDQADLDWSASKMLTNVTAVALLVGALLLFLQFSILTALAAVVAVMVMPLLWLVRKRKKRIRVLVEQLPDVFDLLGQALRAGHALAGAIQLVSTQMPNPIAKEFGRVFQEQNLGIKVEEALLNMANRVDQMDVRFFVTAVLIQRQTGGDLAEILDKIGKVIRDRVQLLGTVQALTAEGRLSGWVLLLLPVIVFIACLFVNPEYSKVLINTPTGRMLLATAAAMDLMGMAMIKKIVNIKV
- a CDS encoding TIGR00282 family metallophosphoesterase — encoded protein: MRVNLLCIGDVVGRPGRYAISQTLPHLAREYNIHCVIANAENAAGGSGLTPQLFEKFRRYGVDLITLGDHIYRRQEIIPVLESSDRIVRPANMSPQAVGRHVAICQTKLGPKVAIISLLGRLFMKTMVDCPFHAVDRVLKQLPPDVKIVVVDVHAEATSEKVAMGWYLDGRVSAVVGTHTHVQTADESILPNGTAYLTDLGMTGPFDSVLGRLKDRVIRTFLTNLPHAFDVAEGDPRLCGLLVGVESTTGKAEHVERICIDKSSPLFVNLAGGEVD